A window of Lysobacterales bacterium contains these coding sequences:
- a CDS encoding NHLP-related RiPP peptide, with product MDATAFTDLPAAWAADGATSDPLAPTTAAGAISPAQGLVLMARLADDDAFRARYEVDPRACLREIGVSETTLHSLRMICFWPRALAPKAAFQALLDDVEGQAFAQALEFRVPKVG from the coding sequence ATGGACGCAACCGCCTTCACCGACCTGCCTGCCGCCTGGGCCGCCGATGGTGCCACATCCGATCCGCTCGCCCCGACCACTGCGGCCGGCGCCATCTCCCCGGCTCAGGGACTGGTGCTGATGGCGCGACTGGCCGACGACGACGCCTTCCGTGCCCGCTACGAGGTCGATCCGCGCGCCTGCCTGCGCGAGATCGGCGTTTCCGAGACGACGCTGCACAGCCTCCGGATGATCTGCTTCTGGCCACGCGCGCTGGCACCGAAGGCGGCGTTCCAGGCGCTGCTGGACGATGTCGAGGGCCAGGCTTTCGCGCAGGCGCTGGAGTTCCGGGTACCCAAGGTCGGCTGA
- a CDS encoding putative peptide maturation dehydrogenase, with protein MRLRRCHALLIEPRETREIDLHALVAGQPRLLARRRWLALAAHLDAETEVDAAALALLGAVSPQDWSDRDELLAAGHDPATLDALHAAGLLLAQDQDDAVARADQSVRDGHWRGLSAVAHRHLRWRGIDTRSAHADDGVDADGALAAKRLARMGPPPPVVQPRCPPEHRQALPPAQAGALDALLARRVTCRNFDPARPLPLATLASVLSRVYGARAHSEVTGVPVLKKNVPSAGGLHPVEAYLLVRRVEGLAPGLYHYHAVEHALEPLQALDLAQTAGLAERFVAHQAWFIEAPVQVVLVARFARTFWKYRNHAKAWRAINLDAGHLSQLQYLVATELGLAAFITAAINEGEIEDAFGLDPMAEGVLAVTGFGHRAAAMDQLEFDPLASVWPSPSPAART; from the coding sequence ATGCGCCTGCGTCGCTGCCACGCCCTGCTGATCGAGCCGCGCGAAACGCGTGAAATCGACCTCCACGCCCTGGTCGCCGGCCAGCCGCGGCTGCTGGCCCGGCGCCGCTGGCTGGCCCTGGCCGCGCACCTGGACGCGGAGACCGAAGTCGATGCCGCGGCCCTGGCCCTGCTGGGCGCGGTCTCCCCGCAGGACTGGAGCGACCGCGACGAACTGCTGGCCGCCGGCCACGACCCTGCCACCCTCGACGCCCTGCACGCGGCCGGCCTGCTGCTGGCGCAGGACCAGGACGATGCCGTGGCGCGTGCCGACCAGTCGGTCCGCGACGGCCACTGGCGCGGCCTGTCGGCGGTGGCGCACCGGCACCTGCGCTGGCGCGGCATCGACACCCGCTCCGCCCATGCCGACGACGGCGTCGACGCCGATGGCGCCCTGGCCGCCAAGCGCCTGGCGCGCATGGGCCCGCCGCCACCGGTCGTGCAGCCGCGTTGCCCGCCCGAACATCGCCAGGCCTTGCCACCGGCGCAGGCCGGCGCCCTGGACGCGCTGCTGGCACGCCGGGTCACCTGCCGGAACTTCGACCCGGCCCGGCCGCTGCCGCTGGCGACCCTGGCCAGCGTGCTGTCGCGCGTGTACGGCGCGCGTGCGCACAGCGAGGTCACCGGCGTGCCGGTTCTCAAGAAGAACGTGCCCTCGGCGGGCGGCCTGCATCCGGTCGAGGCCTACCTGCTGGTCCGGCGGGTCGAGGGCCTGGCGCCCGGTCTGTACCACTACCACGCCGTCGAGCATGCCCTGGAACCGCTCCAGGCGCTGGACCTGGCGCAGACAGCCGGTCTGGCCGAGCGTTTCGTCGCCCACCAGGCCTGGTTCATCGAGGCGCCGGTGCAGGTGGTGCTGGTCGCCCGCTTCGCCCGCACCTTCTGGAAGTACCGCAACCACGCCAAGGCCTGGCGGGCGATCAACCTGGATGCCGGCCACCTGTCGCAGCTGCAGTACCTGGTCGCCACCGAGCTGGGCCTGGCCGCCTTCATCACCGCCGCGATCAACGAAGGCGAGATCGAGGATGCCTTCGGCCTCGATCCCATGGCCGAGGGCGTGCTGGCGGTGACCGGCTTCGGTCACCGCGCCGCCGCCATGGACCAGCTCGAGTTCGACCCCCTGGCCAGCGTCTGGCCCAGTCCGAGCCCCGCCGCCCGGACCTGA
- a CDS encoding cytochrome c5 family protein codes for MNSYDIVFLKKFASLIAGFVVLTVVLIVVALIVHGGAKSGDPAPEQVAAVEARIAPVGAVYAGESGQMARAAAAAAAAAAAQQQVAYGGTLDGGLIYERLCRTCHDTGAGGAPKMEAAAWTARLAQGRETLVRHAIEGYEGPDGIMPPRGGNPSLTDEQVAASVDWMIDAVN; via the coding sequence GTGAACAGCTACGACATCGTCTTCCTGAAGAAATTCGCCTCCCTGATCGCCGGGTTCGTGGTGTTGACCGTGGTCCTGATCGTGGTCGCGCTGATCGTGCACGGCGGCGCGAAGTCCGGCGATCCGGCGCCCGAGCAGGTCGCCGCCGTCGAGGCCCGGATCGCGCCGGTCGGCGCGGTCTATGCCGGCGAGTCCGGCCAGATGGCGCGCGCCGCCGCCGCCGCGGCGGCCGCGGCCGCCGCCCAGCAGCAGGTCGCCTACGGCGGCACCCTGGACGGTGGCCTGATCTACGAGCGCCTGTGCCGGACCTGCCACGACACCGGCGCCGGCGGCGCCCCGAAGATGGAAGCCGCCGCCTGGACCGCGCGCCTTGCGCAAGGCCGGGAAACTTTGGTCCGCCACGCGATCGAGGGCTACGAGGGTCCGGACGGCATCATGCCGCCGCGCGGCGGCAATCCCTCGCTGACCGACGAGCAGGTCGCCGCCTCGGTCGACTGGATGATCGACGCGGTCAACTGA
- a CDS encoding ExeM/NucH family extracellular endonuclease, whose amino-acid sequence MALLVLAALAGCSRDRDTAPLPAPPREVRFACGEPATAIAGLPRTRGQGIAQLGRVELEAVVVADFRDGLGGFVLQSAAGDDDGDATTPEGVFVAHDPGRGPVRIGQRLRVRGLWARSDDPAESEWALRDVTDLLDCGPGELPAALELAEPPADWAALSGMRVRLPGPLVISGNDGLLRFGELLLAFEGRLYAPTELAAPGRAARRQEQRNRRRSLVLDDARLDPWPRALAHLPAPPSARSPYRVGSTVEGIEGVIERRHRAWRLQPTGPVARVNQAPRPQAPARSDGAVRVAGFNVLNFFNGDGRGAGYPTARGAATPGQQRQQRDKLVAALRALDADIVAVMEVENDGGGADSALVELAGALAQGRGSGDWQGLDHGRPRLGSDEIAVGLLYRADRVRPLGDAHALEEPPFDRGSRVPLAQAFVAGDDGVPFTVVVNHFKSKGGCDRAEDADVDQGDGQACFNALRVASARRLADWLATDPAGTGAGQVLVIGDLNAHGREAPLRVLTSAGWTDLLTGRDPPAWTYVFRGQSGRLDHALAGGDLAARVRAAGTWAANADELPGFEYAAETGGRRLYAADPWRSSDHDPVWVDLTP is encoded by the coding sequence GTGGCCCTGCTGGTCCTGGCCGCGCTGGCCGGTTGCTCGCGGGACCGCGATACCGCGCCCCTGCCGGCCCCGCCACGCGAGGTACGGTTCGCCTGCGGCGAGCCCGCCACCGCCATCGCCGGCCTGCCGCGCACACGTGGCCAGGGCATCGCCCAGCTCGGCCGGGTCGAACTGGAAGCGGTGGTGGTCGCCGATTTCCGCGACGGCCTGGGCGGCTTCGTGTTGCAGAGCGCGGCCGGCGACGACGATGGCGATGCCACCACGCCTGAAGGCGTGTTCGTCGCCCACGATCCCGGCCGCGGCCCGGTGCGCATCGGCCAGCGCCTGCGCGTGCGCGGCCTGTGGGCGCGCAGCGACGATCCGGCCGAGTCCGAATGGGCGCTGCGCGACGTCACCGACCTGCTCGACTGCGGCCCCGGCGAGCTGCCGGCCGCGCTCGAGCTCGCCGAGCCGCCGGCCGACTGGGCGGCGCTGTCGGGGATGCGCGTGCGCCTGCCCGGGCCGCTGGTGATCTCCGGCAACGACGGCCTGCTGCGTTTCGGCGAGCTGCTGCTGGCCTTCGAGGGCCGTCTGTACGCACCGACCGAGCTGGCCGCGCCGGGCCGCGCCGCGCGCCGGCAGGAACAGCGCAACCGCCGGCGCAGCCTGGTGCTCGACGATGCCCGCCTGGACCCCTGGCCACGCGCCCTCGCGCACCTGCCGGCGCCGCCCTCGGCGCGCAGCCCCTACCGGGTCGGCAGCACCGTCGAGGGCATCGAAGGCGTGATCGAGCGCCGGCACCGCGCCTGGCGACTGCAGCCCACCGGTCCGGTGGCGCGGGTGAACCAGGCGCCCCGCCCGCAAGCGCCGGCACGCAGCGACGGGGCGGTGCGCGTCGCCGGCTTCAACGTGCTCAACTTCTTCAACGGCGACGGCCGCGGGGCCGGCTATCCGACCGCGCGCGGCGCCGCCACCCCAGGCCAGCAGCGCCAGCAGCGCGACAAGCTGGTCGCGGCCCTGCGCGCCCTGGACGCCGACATCGTCGCGGTGATGGAGGTCGAGAACGACGGCGGCGGTGCCGACAGCGCCCTGGTCGAGCTGGCCGGCGCGCTCGCCCAGGGACGCGGCAGCGGCGACTGGCAAGGACTGGACCACGGCCGGCCGCGGCTGGGCAGCGACGAGATCGCGGTGGGCCTGCTGTACCGGGCCGACCGCGTGCGTCCGCTGGGCGACGCCCATGCCCTCGAGGAACCCCCGTTCGACCGCGGCAGCCGGGTGCCCCTGGCCCAGGCCTTCGTGGCCGGCGACGACGGGGTGCCGTTCACCGTGGTGGTCAACCACTTCAAGTCCAAGGGTGGCTGCGACCGCGCCGAGGATGCCGACGTGGACCAGGGCGATGGCCAGGCCTGCTTCAATGCGTTGCGCGTCGCCAGCGCGCGTCGTCTGGCGGACTGGCTGGCCACCGATCCGGCAGGGACCGGTGCCGGCCAGGTGCTGGTGATCGGCGATCTCAACGCCCATGGCCGCGAGGCGCCGCTGCGGGTGCTTACCTCGGCCGGTTGGACCGACCTGCTCACAGGCCGCGATCCGCCGGCCTGGACCTACGTGTTCCGCGGCCAGTCCGGCCGCCTCGACCACGCCCTGGCCGGTGGCGACCTGGCGGCCAGGGTGCGCGCCGCCGGCACCTGGGCGGCCAACGCCGACGAACTGCCCGGCTTCGA